TAATGGAATGGAGAAGCTGTAGTTCTTCCTCACTTCGTGGGTCTTAGCAAGCACAAATGTTTTCCTTGTGCGGGTGTCTTAGGTATCTTCCTGGGAACGTCGTGGGACCCCACGTCGGCAGTGACGGTGGCAGAGAAGGGCGAACTGTGAACGGAGTGATCCGCCATGAACCGGAAGAGGTTTTGGGGTTGATCAATGGGCGAACCCCGGGGGGGGCGGCAGTGTCGATGGCGGAGCAGAGGATGTAATAACCGTTTAGGGAGCCGCGTGTTCGAACAGTGGGGATTCCGTGTTCTAACGCAGTAAGGGTTCAAGGTCATCCGTGGGAACCAGTGGTCATTCAGGTGGGTACCACCGAACAGAGCGGTGAGAAACCCCAAACCCTGTCGCGCGCGGCACGGATGAGCTGCCACCGAAGCCCACGATACTTACAGGCGTAGAGAGCGAAGGTTTGGCTTTCACGTGGGTCCCGAAACTGTCTGACCAATCACACGCTGGTAAATGTACGGGTAAAAGTACGTGCGGGTGTAAAAACTATTGATGAACGCCACAACCCTAAAATTTCCCCATGACTAACTTGCTCATCACTCACTTCAAGAAACACATTGGATTGACCGAAAGCATATCAACTTGTTCAAGAgaaacaaatcaaacaatttagaACTGAAAGGAAAATAAATTCCAAGTTTTGATTATTCCACCTTGCTTTGTCTGCATCACAAACAAGTTATACAACAAGAGAACCTAGAGCTGCCTGCTGCAACAAGCAATTTCAGGGATACTGGACACATTGTTCTTGTTCGAGGATGATACTCAATACTCTCTTGGCAGCAGAAGATTTTGCCCACATCATTATAACTAGAATATATTCACAACAACATGATGGTTGCAATCTTGTTCAAGTTACAACATCATAATTACTTATTGATAAACAGAAGAAGTTTCTCGTTTTTCCTTGCTAAAGCATCAACATGGAAAAATATTGCTCAAACTCTTTGTCAATGGTTGGTTTCCTGGCGCCCAATCGAGCATCTGCAAGgcagtgttttttttcttttttttgttatatttacACATTGTTCGACTATCAAGAGTATATCAATGTCTTGCAGGAAAAGAAAGTATAGAAAAGCAGCAATTTACCTCTGCCGCTGCTCCACCTTTCAGGCGAAACCAATAATGCATGTGGCGCCACATCATTTGAGTAGAGCATTAGATCTTCGATTTCTGCATCTAAATGCTCCAAGTTGTTCTTGCCTAGTTCTGAAACAATGTTATGGTCATAATCCTCATATCCAGGATGTAGATCGTCTATGCCTTTATATGCCGACTCAAGTAGTTGAATATCCTCTAAGCTGTCATTTCCTTTGTTGCCTGATTCCTTAACTTTTTTAGTGTCGAAAGAATCAAGGTTGAAATTGTTAGAAGAGACAGAAGGCGAACCAATTTTCCCAGATGACTTCTCAGCTTCATCATCGAGGTCGAGTGTCATGGTAGTATCATAACCTTCACTTATGCTGTTACTGTCGTTGCAAGAATCTCCTAATTCCTCTGATCCATCCTTGAGTCCTCCAGCAACCATTTCTCTGTCAATGTTTTGCACATCCTCTGTCTCTGCTGCAATAGTATGACCAATGCTTCTAAATCGATATCCGAACTTGTGTTTAGACAATGGCGAAACCAGATTCTCAAGAGCATATTGTAGCTTCCTTTTCTTGTTCAGCTTAACACCATCACTAGTCAAAATTTCCTTACTGGAATGGGGGATGAAAGGGAGGAAGGAAACACAAGATCAACAACCAAAATCAGCATAATAGAAGATTACCGCATGTGAGAACCTTGCGAATGAATTGAATATGGGCAGTAGTCATAAGCATACCATATGCATGAGAGTCTCATTTGAAAGCAGCACAAGTGACACTTACTATTTGCTGGTTCCTTTGTCCTGTGCTTAAGGCCTCatttggctaaaaaataaaaaggcATGTATTTTGTAATAACTACCAATCATGGATGCTTTTTAGGGCTTTAATATAGAAACAAGCTAATATCTAGTCAGTAGTCTCAGCCAACTAAATAATTCTAACCAATACTGTTCATCATTACATTGTTTATTCTTTT
This Musa acuminata AAA Group cultivar baxijiao chromosome BXJ1-2, Cavendish_Baxijiao_AAA, whole genome shotgun sequence DNA region includes the following protein-coding sequences:
- the LOC135609397 gene encoding protein FAR-RED ELONGATED HYPOCOTYL 1-like isoform X6, with the protein product MDEQPDCLPIHSKEILTSDGVKLNKKRKLQYALENLVSPLSKHKFGYRFRSIGHTIAAETEDVQNIDREMVAGGLKDGSEELGDSCNDSNSISEGYDTTMTLDLDDEAEKSSGKIGNKGNDSLEDIQLLESAYKGIDDLHPGYEDYDHNIVSELGKNNLEHLDAEIEDLMLYSNDVAPHALLVSPERWSSGRDARLGARKPTIDKEFEQYFSMLML
- the LOC135609397 gene encoding protein FAR-RED ELONGATED HYPOCOTYL 1-like isoform X4 — encoded protein: MRLSCICKEILTSDGVKLNKKRKLQYALENLVSPLSKHKFGYRFRSIGHTIAAETEDVQNIDREMVAGGLKDGSEELGDSCNDSNSISEGYDTTMTLDLDDEAEKSSGKIGSPSVSSNNFNLDSFDTKKVKESGNKGNDSLEDIQLLESAYKGIDDLHPGYEDYDHNIVSELGKNNLEHLDAEIEDLMLYSNDVAPHALLVSPERWSSGRDARLGARKPTIDKEFEQYFSMLML
- the LOC135609397 gene encoding protein FAR-RED ELONGATED HYPOCOTYL 1-like isoform X3; this encodes MDEQPDCLPIHSKEILTSDGVKLNKKRKLQYALENLVSPLSKHKFGYRFRSIGHTIAAETEDVQNIDREMVAGGLKDGSEELGDSCNDSNSISEGYDTTMTLDLDDEAEKSSGKIGSPSVSSNNFNLDSFDTKKVKESGNKGNDSLEDIQLLESAYKGIDDLHPGYEDYDHNIVSELGKNNLEHLDAEIEDLMLYSNDVAPHALLVSPERWSSGRDARLGARKPTIDKEFEQYFSMLML
- the LOC135609397 gene encoding protein FAR-RED ELONGATED HYPOCOTYL 1-like isoform X2 codes for the protein MRLSCICKEILTSDGVKLNKKRKLQYALENLVSPLSKHKFGYRFRSIGHTIAAETEDVQNIDREMVAGGLKDGSEELGDSCNDSNSISEGYDTTMTLDLDDEAEKSSGKIGSPSVSSNNFNLDSFDTKKVKESGNKGNDSLEDIQLLESAYKGIDDLHPGYEDYDHNIVSELGKNNLEHLDAEIEDLMLYSNDVAPHALLVSPERWSSGREKKHCLADARLGARKPTIDKEFEQYFSMLML
- the LOC135609397 gene encoding protein FAR-RED ELONGATED HYPOCOTYL 1-like isoform X5; protein product: MDEQPDCLPIHSKEILTSDGVKLNKKRKLQYALENLVSPLSKHKFGYRFRSIGHTIAAETEDVQNIDREMVAGGLKDGSEELGDSCNDSNSISEGYDTTMTLDLDDEAEKSSGKIGNKGNDSLEDIQLLESAYKGIDDLHPGYEDYDHNIVSELGKNNLEHLDAEIEDLMLYSNDVAPHALLVSPERWSSGREKKHCLADARLGARKPTIDKEFEQYFSMLML
- the LOC135609397 gene encoding protein FAR-RED ELONGATED HYPOCOTYL 1-like isoform X1, with product MDEQPDCLPIHSKEILTSDGVKLNKKRKLQYALENLVSPLSKHKFGYRFRSIGHTIAAETEDVQNIDREMVAGGLKDGSEELGDSCNDSNSISEGYDTTMTLDLDDEAEKSSGKIGSPSVSSNNFNLDSFDTKKVKESGNKGNDSLEDIQLLESAYKGIDDLHPGYEDYDHNIVSELGKNNLEHLDAEIEDLMLYSNDVAPHALLVSPERWSSGREKKHCLADARLGARKPTIDKEFEQYFSMLML